From the Paenibacillus sp. MMS20-IR301 genome, the window AAGGGATAAAGCTCTGGTGTGAACATTTTTCAAAATATGAAGCCTCCTTTATTAAGTTTACCGGTTTCGACTATAAGGCGATCCACAGGTATATTGTATTGCCGTTTGTGATAATAATTCCATAATCCATAAACTTTAGCCTCTGTCTCCAGCATAAATAGCTCCACTGACGTCCGCCGTCAGTGGAGCTATTCCAGCCTGATAAGTATCTATGGAGCACCGAATCTATCGCCTCGCCAAATATTCTCTTATTGTTCCGCCATACCTAAACTCGGCTTTTTCCCGACCCGCCTGTCCCCAGAGCAAGTATATTCAATACAATATCGTTACTCTCCATACTTTCTTCGCTGCTTCAATTTGCTCCAGGACATGTACGCCAGCCAATCCTCCATTCTTGCATCATACGGTAAACGGACTCTGAGGCAAACCCAGCGCTGTACGCAAGCGGTTAAAACCCTCGATGTCCGGATTGACCCGGTACTGCTCAAATTCTCTTCTCCTAACGAACATTTCGGCACTTTCTGCGGAATTCTTCTCTTGTGCATCACGATACCACTTAATCATATCCTCCAGGGGACCAACCGGCTGCTTGGTTTTATTACTAGTTCTCTCGCAAAGCTCAAGTATCTCCGGATAATTGCCGGCCAGTATATCCTCAGGAGGCATCTCCTGTCCTGAAGGCTCGGCAGTCTCTTCCTGCAGGCTCTTGACCCGGGTCATAACCTCGTATGCCACATCTGGGTGACTCCACATATGCACCCCATGGATAAACCAATCCCCCATATACGGCTCAATCATTCCAACCGATACGGTCCAGGAAGGAAGCTTCATCATCGTTTCACAGTAGGGCATACGGTATCTTTCTTTGGACCAGAGATCCTCAATAATCATGCCATGCTCATATTGGTCTACCACCTGATAACAGGAAACCTTCATTGCTGCCCATCTTTCAAGCATCTCCCGTGCTTCCCCGGAATACCTCTGGCCTCTCTCTGCCAGGAACCACTCTATTCCGCGCAGGCCGTTATCATATACTTGAAAGAAATACGACCACATGTCTCCGGCTCCCGCTCTAAACCTGTTTACTATAGAATTGAAGGGTTTGACTTTGTTCTGATCGAACGCCCATTCTCCACCTTGCTTTTGAGCTAAGAAGGAGTACAGCTCAATTGTTAATTTATATTTCCGGTCGAAAAAATGCTTCAACTTCGCCTGCAGTACCTGCTCCTCCTCATGCTTACGCATACAGCATTGTTTGTACTTTTTACCGCTTCCGCAAGGACATGGGTCATTTCTTCCTATCATGTTACACACTCCTCTGAATATAAATCTAAGATTAGTTAAAATCGCTTAGCGGTCCCCTCCGGGTGACAATAGCTCTCTCAATTCGCAAATTCCGTGAAAAACACATCCGGTCTGCCCGCTCTGCTTACGACATGGCGAAATACCACATCCGTTACATCCTCCATGGGTGCCGGTATCATATTAAAAACCTCTCTATACATAACAAAATAATAAAGCAAATTATATCATAATTCCGGGACAAACAACCTTACCTTATAAATTGATCTAAGACGGAACAGCCCGCATATGGTAAAATAAAGCAGAAATCATTTTCTGGAAGAATGTAACTCCAAGCGGTCAAAAAGGAGAATGAATATGAGAATATGCAGCGGCAACGCTCTGTGCAAAGTCTGAACCGGACGAAACTGCATGGAGCGGAAGAAGTTCGTCCGGTCGGCTTTGCACTTTCACTGAATCGTTAAGAATTCATTGAAAGAGGAGCAGAGTCATGCTAACTAAATATAAAATGAACCTCAGGGAGCTTCGTACGTTCCTGATTTTATGGATTACACAGTCCTTCTCGGCACTGGGCAGTGCAATGACTGCCTTCGCCCTGGTGATCTGGTCTTATCAGCAGCAGGGATCGGCTCTGACCAGCTCGCTTCTGGTCATCTGTTCCTACGCACCATATGTGCTGCTCAGTATCTTCGCAGGTGCACTTAGCGACCGGTGGAACAAGAAGGCTACGATGCTGATTAGTGACAGCTTCGCGGCACTTTGTACTGTTACGGTTCTTATTCTGATGACAACGGGTAAGCTCCAGATCTGGCATCTGTATGTGATCAATACCTTGACTGGTGTAATGAATACTGTACAGCAGCCGGCGTCGGATGTAGCCATAAGCCTGCTGGCTCCACAGCAGCATTATCAGAGGGTTAGCGGAATGCGTTCCTTCTCTAATTCGCTGGTTACCATCTTGACGCCTATACTCGCCACTTCAATCCTTTCCTTTACCAGTATCCGGGTTGTGATCCTGTTTGATTTGATTACCTTCGCCACAGCGTTCATGGCCTTGCTATGCTTGGTCCGTATCCCGCAGGTTCCGAAGCAGAGCGGCGCCTGGAGTGAGAGCCTATGGCAATCTGCTAAAAGCGGCCTGCGGTATCTCAGGGATAACCGCGGTATTCTGGATTTGATCCTTTTTTTGTCCGTGATCAATTTCACCGCCTCCATCTTCAATGCGGCCCTGCCCGCCATGGTGCTCGCACGGGCAGGCGGCGGAGAGCTGGCACTGGGTATGGTCAACACCGTTACAGGGATAGCCATGATGGCCGGAAGTATCTCGGTTGCTGTATTGCCGCCGCCCAAAAGCCGGGTCCGGGTCATTTGCAATTGCCTGCTTTTCTCCATGAGCTCCGAGAATTTCTTCCTTGCTTTCGGCAGAAGCACGCCTATATGGTGTTTGGGCGCAATCCTCGGATGGATATTCATTCCTGTCATGAACGCTAATATGGATGTGCTGTTCCGCTCAACCATCCCTATCGGTATGCAAGGCAGGGTCTATTCGGCAAGGAACACCTTGCAGTTTTTCACCATTCCTCTGGGATATCTGTGCGGAGGGCTTCTGGTAGACCGGGTGTTTGAACCCTTTATGGCCGTGCAGCCGCAAGGCAGCCTGTGGGTCGCACTGGTCGGAACAGGCAAGGGCTCCGGAGCAGCTTTGCTGTTCCTGGCTATCGGAATTACCGGTGCCTTATCTTGCCTGCCGTTCCGGGCGGACAAACATATTTGGAGGCTGGAAGAATAGCTTCTTCTCCCCAACTGCAATTAGCACAGGGCAGCTCTACGGCTGCCCTGTGCTTTTCTTTTTTTCGGATATATCCCAAACACGGAAACATTAACACAAATGATCCCAATTATTCATAATTAATACCAATTCCGATGAATACGTTAACATCCTGATCGTATGCTATAAAGTCTGACCTCACTGAAATCAATTAGAGGAGGAAAATGGATGTCGTTCGGGCACAGGAAATTGGGTATATGGTTTGCGGCTTTGATATTGCTGGCAGGTGCTTATGCGTATCCGGGTTCTGAAGCGAAGGCTGAAGGTACAGCAGGCTACTATCACACTTCAGGCAGCACCATTGTGGATTCTGCCGGGAATCCGGCCGTATTCAACGGGCTGAACTGGTTTGGCTTCGAAACGGCGAATTACTCCCCGCATGGGCTGTGGTCCCGTTCCATGGATGATATGCTCGATCAGATCAAGGCGAAAGGCTATAACCTGATCCGGCTGCCGTACTGCAACCAGATGTTTGATTCAGGCTCTGCGGCCAACAGTATCGATTATGCCAAAAACCCCGATCTGACCGGCCTTACGCCAGTGCAGATTATGGATAAACTGATTGAGAAAGCCGGAAACCGCGGCATCCGGATTATCCTTGACCGGCACCGGCCGGATTCCGGCGGGCAATCCGCGCTATGGTATACCGCGGCCTATCCCGAATCCCGCTGGATCAGCGACTGGGTGATGCTGGCTCAGCGCTATGCGGATAACCCTGCCGTCATTGGAGCCGATCTGCATAATGAACCGCATGGCACAGCAAGCTGGGGGACAGGTAATCCTGCCACAGACTGGCGGCTGGCCAGTCAACGGGCTGGCAATGCAATTCTCGCCGTCAATCCGAACTGGCTGATTCTTGTCGAAGGCATTGAAACTAATGTCCAGGGCAACTCCAGCAGCTACTGGTGGGGCGGCAATCTGACAGGTGTGCGTAATTATCCGGTTACACTTACTGTGCCGGACCGGGTGGTCTATTCCCCGCATGATTATGGGCCCGGCGTTGCTGCACAGCCTTGGTTCAGTGCTGCTGACTTCCCCAATAATCTGCCGAAGCTATGGGATGATACCTGGGGATATATCAGCAAGGAGCAGATTGCCCCGATTCTTGCCGGAGAATTCGGCGGGCGCAGCGTAGATACCCTATCGGCGGAAGGGAAATGGCAGCATGCGCTCGTAAGCTACATCGGCCAGAATAATCTCTACTGGACGTACTGGAGTCTCAATCCGAATAGCGGAGATACCGGCGGACTGCTGCTGGATGACTGGACATCCTGGAATGAGCCGAAGCAGGTTATGCTCGACCTTATCATGAAACCGGTAACCTTTACCCCGATCGGTGATCCTGAAGGTCCCGGGGAAGAACCGGGAGCCGGCGATCCTCATGCAACACTGCTGTACCGTGCCGGTGAGACGGGAGCTGCCGTGAACTCGATCCGGGCCAGCCTGCAGCTGAAGAACGAGTCCGCTGTTTCGATCCCGCTGAATGACCTAACGATACGTTATTGGTACACCAGAGACGGAGGTGCTGCACAGACACTGGAATTTGATTATGCGGTCATCGGCAAAGAAAAGCTGCTGACGCAAATCGTTCCTCTGGCTGCGCCGCGTTCAGGGGCCGACACCTATGCGGAGATCGGATTCACGGCGGGTGCAGGCTCCCTCGCGGCTTCAGGCACAACCGGGGACATCCAGTTCCGCATTCACAACAATAACTGGTCCAATTACAATCAGGATGATGACTACTCATTCCGTCCGGCCCTCACCAGCTATGCCGCGAATGACCGTATCACCGTCTATTATCAAGGCAAGCTGATATACGGAAGTGAACCGTAAACCGAAGGACTTCCGTAAGCTAAAAAAAGAAGACGTACAGAAGCTTGGGAGCTTCCTGCGTCTTCTTTTCATTTGCTGATAGGCTATTACAGATCCTTAAATCAAATCTGACTTTTGCAGCAGTCTCTGCATGATGGCTGCAGCCTCGGCACGCGTAATCTGGCCTCCCGGCACCAGCAAAGACTGGCTGCGGCCCTGCACCAGACCAGACCACACGCTGTCCGTTACGCCGCTGCGCGCCCAGGAGGATACAAGCGTCCCGTCGTCAAATTTTTGCAGCGCTGCCTCAGACAGTTCAGCCTCCAGGCTTCCCTTCAGTCCGGTAATTGTCATGGCTCTCGCCACAATGACCATCGCCTGTTCTCTGGTAATCCTGTCATCCGGACGGAACGTGCCATCCTTGAAGCCATCGATCAGCCCGTAGGCATGCGCTGTATGGACAGCACCGCTGAACCAGTTCTCCGCCTGGACATCAGAGAAGACGGTATCTCTGTTCTCGACACGAAGTCCTAATCCGCGGACTACAATTGCCGCGAACTCGGCGCGGGTAACAGCCTGGTTCGGGTTGAAGTTGCCGCCCCCAATTCCTTCAACCACCATCCGGGAGCCCATATCATTAACGGCATCCTTGCCCCAATGATCCGCAACATCTGCGAATTGCAGCGGATGCCATACCACAGCATATGTGCTATTGGTCAAGCTGTTGATTTGTGCCTCGTATCTGCCATTATTCTGCCGGACCTTGGTCGGCACGTGGCGGACTGATCCGTCCGGCTCAACGACAACGCCGGTTGTGATTTTATTCGGATCTACGCCGTCCGGAATGGCTATTGTCCGTTCGACATAGGCATCGAAGTTTCTGATCTCTGATATCTTGTCTCCATAGACGGCATTAACGGTAAAATTCAGCGGCTGGGCAACCAGGGTTAGCCCGTCCCCTGCTGCTGCACGCTCCACGATATCCAGTTCAGCAGATACCGGGGCTGCAATTTCAATCTGCACCTTAATATCCTGCAGCGCGGCGGTTGCTCCAACTTGGGCTGCAATCTCCCCGATATGGATCAGTCCCGCAGGAACGGTGTATGAAGCCTGCCCGGTTCTGAATTCCAGAACAGCCTGATAATCCTCCATCAGCCGGATCATTGCGCCGGTAAGCTCGCCAACGAAGACATCGTACGTCTGATTAATGGGAATCGTGACAACAGCATGCTGCCCTTCCGCCTTCAATCTGTCATTCAGCTTCTGCTGATCAATCACAATCGTCAACGCGGTTTGCCCGTCACGCCGGGATACCGCCGCTTGCCCGGCATTCTCTGCCTTCCCGTTCACCAGGACATCTACACCGGATGGATCTGGTGTGGCAGGCGGGCCTGATGCCACTGGCGCACTCGTCGGAGCCGGCGTGGGCAGTGCCATCGTTGGCGCCGGTGTCGCTGGTCCCGTCGTTGGAGACGGCGTTGCTGGTGTGTCTGATGGAACTGGCGTCG encodes:
- a CDS encoding cellulase family glycosylhydrolase: MSFGHRKLGIWFAALILLAGAYAYPGSEAKAEGTAGYYHTSGSTIVDSAGNPAVFNGLNWFGFETANYSPHGLWSRSMDDMLDQIKAKGYNLIRLPYCNQMFDSGSAANSIDYAKNPDLTGLTPVQIMDKLIEKAGNRGIRIILDRHRPDSGGQSALWYTAAYPESRWISDWVMLAQRYADNPAVIGADLHNEPHGTASWGTGNPATDWRLASQRAGNAILAVNPNWLILVEGIETNVQGNSSSYWWGGNLTGVRNYPVTLTVPDRVVYSPHDYGPGVAAQPWFSAADFPNNLPKLWDDTWGYISKEQIAPILAGEFGGRSVDTLSAEGKWQHALVSYIGQNNLYWTYWSLNPNSGDTGGLLLDDWTSWNEPKQVMLDLIMKPVTFTPIGDPEGPGEEPGAGDPHATLLYRAGETGAAVNSIRASLQLKNESAVSIPLNDLTIRYWYTRDGGAAQTLEFDYAVIGKEKLLTQIVPLAAPRSGADTYAEIGFTAGAGSLAASGTTGDIQFRIHNNNWSNYNQDDDYSFRPALTSYAANDRITVYYQGKLIYGSEP
- a CDS encoding YecA family protein, which translates into the protein MIGRNDPCPCGSGKKYKQCCMRKHEEEQVLQAKLKHFFDRKYKLTIELYSFLAQKQGGEWAFDQNKVKPFNSIVNRFRAGAGDMWSYFFQVYDNGLRGIEWFLAERGQRYSGEAREMLERWAAMKVSCYQVVDQYEHGMIIEDLWSKERYRMPYCETMMKLPSWTVSVGMIEPYMGDWFIHGVHMWSHPDVAYEVMTRVKSLQEETAEPSGQEMPPEDILAGNYPEILELCERTSNKTKQPVGPLEDMIKWYRDAQEKNSAESAEMFVRRREFEQYRVNPDIEGFNRLRTALGLPQSPFTV
- a CDS encoding MFS transporter, giving the protein MLTKYKMNLRELRTFLILWITQSFSALGSAMTAFALVIWSYQQQGSALTSSLLVICSYAPYVLLSIFAGALSDRWNKKATMLISDSFAALCTVTVLILMTTGKLQIWHLYVINTLTGVMNTVQQPASDVAISLLAPQQHYQRVSGMRSFSNSLVTILTPILATSILSFTSIRVVILFDLITFATAFMALLCLVRIPQVPKQSGAWSESLWQSAKSGLRYLRDNRGILDLILFLSVINFTASIFNAALPAMVLARAGGGELALGMVNTVTGIAMMAGSISVAVLPPPKSRVRVICNCLLFSMSSENFFLAFGRSTPIWCLGAILGWIFIPVMNANMDVLFRSTIPIGMQGRVYSARNTLQFFTIPLGYLCGGLLVDRVFEPFMAVQPQGSLWVALVGTGKGSGAALLFLAIGITGALSCLPFRADKHIWRLEE